From the genome of Pseudomonas putida:
CAATCTCCTGATCGATGGCTCGATGGCCCGGGCCTACTGCTCCAGGGCCTGGTTGAACGGAACGTGGAATTCCTCGCACAGCGCGTCCACCGCGCCGCGAGCATTGGCGGTGACGAAGCCGAGCTCCAGCACCAGTACCTGGTAGACGCCTCGCTTGAAGGCTTCTTCACCCAGGTGCGCAGAATGTTCTCGGGTGGTGCTGAGAAAACGCACCCACGAGGTGAGGACGATCCAGGCATTGATGGTCAACGACTCGATCTGCGCCGGCTCCATGGCCAGTATTCCGGCCTCGACGAAGCCGCGGTAGATCGCCTGGCCCTGGCGCAGGCAACGCGCGGAAAAGCGCCGGTAGCGGGCTGCAAGCTCTGGGTCGCTGTCGAGCAGGTGTTCCAGGTCACGGTGCAGGAAGCGGTAGTTCCACATCGCCGCGAGCAGGGCCTTGAGGTAGAAGCGCTTGTCCTCGACGGTGGCTGCGCGCCCCTGTGCAGGGCGTAGGAAACTGTCCACCAGTTCTTCGTACTGACTGAACAACACGGCGATGATCGCCTGCTTGTTGGGGAAGTGGTAGTACAGATTGCCGGGCGATATCTCCATGTACGCGGCGATGTGGTTGGTACTCACGCTGCGCTCGCCCTGCTGGTTGAACAGCTCCAGGCTGTTGTGCACGATGCGCTCTCGGGTCTTCATGCGCGGGGCCATGCTCAGTTCCCAATCTGCAGGCTTTCGATAATGCAGCCATATTACGGTGGATCACGCTCACGATGCACCGTTCGGCTGCGTGAAAAAATGGGTCTTCACGGATTGTTGGGGAGCTTGGCTTGGCTTGTTGGCATTGAGATTGGGAACGGTCCATTTTGTGTAGCGGCGCTACTGGCCCCTTCCGCCTTTACGGCGGGTCCCTTTTTTCTTGGAAAAAGGGACGCAAAACCGCTTGCTCCTGCATCCGGCCCTCCGCTTCGCTACGGGTCCCCTCGCTACGGCGCCTTCCGGGCCCGCGCGGCCTACGACTTGCTGCGCAAGTCTACATCTCGCGCCTTCGGCTACGCCGAAGGGTGCTTCGCACCTGGCCCTACAGGCACCTACGCTCGGCCTCCTGACGTCGCAAAGTTAGGGGCGGCGCCTGCACTGGCGTTATCTTCGAAAGACAGAACGCGCTGGCCGCTCCAACACGAAGCGATAGGTAAACAGCGAGAGCGCAGCGATTCGCCTGCCGTTGCTCTGGTTTTTGATCTGCTCTTGATCTTGATCTTGATCTTGATCTACCCGCGACCTCAGGAGGCCGAGCGTAGGCGGCTGGAGGGCCAGGTGCGCAGCACCCTCCGGCG
Proteins encoded in this window:
- a CDS encoding TetR/AcrR family transcriptional regulator, which gives rise to MAPRMKTRERIVHNSLELFNQQGERSVSTNHIAAYMEISPGNLYYHFPNKQAIIAVLFSQYEELVDSFLRPAQGRAATVEDKRFYLKALLAAMWNYRFLHRDLEHLLDSDPELAARYRRFSARCLRQGQAIYRGFVEAGILAMEPAQIESLTINAWIVLTSWVRFLSTTREHSAHLGEEAFKRGVYQVLVLELGFVTANARGAVDALCEEFHVPFNQALEQ